ATGCTACAGTAGACttgtccattccgtgaacaaggctgggGAGTCGGTCAAAAATtgggggtaagtcccaatcaattcGGTGTTGGTCAGTTTAAGTTAGTTCATCTATAATATTTACCTTCTTGAAtgtgtacataaaaaaaatgatgtaacgTTTTAAAGTCGACTGACCGAGGTCCTGTCCCCCGGTGATACCGGTTCCGCCCAGTTGCACCAGACTGAAGCCCTGGAGGAGCGGGTTGAGTCCAGGCAGGCATTGTGGGTAGTCTTGTGTCTGACTGTGAATGGTGATGAGGACCACAGTCAGGGATCGGGGTGGCAGCTGACCTGGATATGTGGAATACATGTGAATTTTCaccaagcagtgactacttttcaatggtaaacacacgtaccaaattttcgatggctaccATCCCTTACCCCGCCTCCTTGCAGAAGATCCCACGCAGTCTCGACcaagttctcgcaactctcgcgagaactaggtcactccgtgacaaagatggactgatagctaTAAAAAATCTGGTGTGTTTATCTTAAAAAGTGGATTTAACCTTAAAAAGTAATCACTTGTTTAggtcaaaacaaattggtcCATGGTCATAAGGAATAatatacgccaaatagcagttactcaagcaactggaaatgattttggaaacggccatattaatatccagttgcttgagtaactgcttttgggcataccttattacctggatgtctaatcttcatcgacctATGAGGAAGAATAGTGTTACCTGGCTGACCAGTGTCTGTATTCCCATCGGTGGACCCCGGTCCTCCAATCAGAGATATGGGGTAGAAGATGATAACAGGTCCCGCACCTGCAGGGTTAGCATGATCATAAACATCCGGTCCAAGTACAAGTATTCTGTTTCTACAAAGTATTATTGCAACTCACATATCATCAAAGATTTGAAAAGATTCATTACCAATTGTCCGTAAATAACAGGTCCAGCACTCCAATGTACGTTGAAACATCAGATAGATCTGTAGACTAaatattttttaatcttttcacGTTACTGTATCTGTGTGCACGAATAAAAGTACCCGCACAATAAGCCTTCGGGCATGCAGATATAACAATATCATTAATTCCTTACCTATATCCCCTTTCAGACCTTTAATGCCCTGTGGTCCAACTTCACCCTTTGCTCCTGAGAAAATAGTAAAGTCTCAATATCAGTTATAATGAGTAAATTCAAGCGAGGAGGAGACAACCAATGGTTTGAGACTAATGAGAATTCATCGATAGAATGTACTGCAGCTTGCTTTGACAAAAGAATGTTTGCCAGTGTGTAATTCAGAACTACTGTTTTCgcataaaatgtacatctttcacaaaatgtatcggtcggagtaaaaaaaatatgatatgaaatgaaatgaaatgactgATCAAATTTTAACGACTTCACTGAAGACCGGATACAGTTACCAATCAAGGTAAGAACAAGTTAGCATGCTGGTCAAATAGCGACCAATCAGGTTGGGCATGTTGACATATCAGCATGTTGATATATCAGTATTTAGTATTTTACAAAGACGTCACTGAAGGCAGGATACGGTGACCAATCAGTACAGTAGGTATGCATGCTGACCAATCAGTATTCGGCATATATCACCGACGTTActgaaaaaatgatacatgacCAACAAGGATAAGAATATATATGCATCTTAGTCAATCGGAATGCAAGACCGTCACGTTAGTGTGGTGTGAATGTATCTACCTGGCGGCCCAACAGGGCCTTGTTCTCCGATTGGTCCGGTGTCACCTTTCGCTCCAGGAGGGCCGACTGGACCGTCCTGTCCGGGCACGCCCTGGGCTCCTGGTGGCAGAACAATTAGGGCATATGCAATAGCAAATCGGTGATCTTTTGATACGCCAAAGAAGATTACACAACCAGGTAATAATATTCACTAGATAACAAATCTTTAAGCTACTGGGTAGTTTTTGAAAATGGTCGGACGTTTCAGGTAACAACCAATACCTTTTGTTAGTGACTGAGACGGTGGAACACACAAAGAAAACTCAGAACAAAATCAGCTACTCAAGAACCTGGGTAAATTTGCGAACCGGTCAACCGATTCAGGTAGTATTCACTGTCTCTTGTCAATGACTAAACCCTAAATTCTTACGTAGATAAGGTTAAGTCAAGTTTCAGATAGTCCAATATGAAACACAAACTTACCTTTTTCTCCCATGTCGCCCTTTGCTCCCACGATGCCAGGCTCGCCCTTCGGAcctgatttttaaaacaaaaatcaaaagacATTAATTTTTTAACTTTCTTTCCCGCCCAAGGACTCTACTGTTTCAAGCATTTGTTGGACTTAAAGTGAGAGACAGGATAGTATATATGCACACACCTATCAGTCCAATATCTCCCTTGGTGCCGCGGTCTCCCAAGCCTCCTTTCGGCCCCATGTTCCCCGGTGGTCCCTGTATCCCCTTCTGACCGGGAGGCCCCTGGATACCTGCGGAAAAGTGTCAATAGTTTACGCTcatcattatcttcgccagGAAGGTTAATCTGTTTTCGGTTTTGTTATGGTGACATAGCTGTAGATGTATGTGTGCATAACTCGGGAAAATGTTCATTGATATGTAaggtgggtaggtgttggtCAAGTTAGATAATAGGCATCATATATGAATCATATGGTGCTCTActggagtatgtatgtatgtatgtgtgtgtgtttgtgaacaatATGTTTAAATGGATGCTCATGCTATTTTTTTGTAACCTTCGTGGTATGTGGGACGATTTTTGTAAGGCCTTACagaacaagagctatctatcgCTTGAAAGTGACGGCCATAGCACGCCTATACGAACATATTTCTTAATGTTCAAAGCCTACCAACTTGCCCCAAATCGaccggacgacgagtctgcgacaATCGCCAGAGCCTAgcttatgataataaatgtatttcacaacaattgtacaaggtgcaaagtatggcttatatgtgacaagggcggttttcaggtgaaaaatacgagcaaccctctgtcgatctttaAATCGGCTTACCAGCGATATGCCCGAAGATCGtcgataatgtgacaggggtataaacgAACCGACTCCCGGCACCAGAAATATAACCATCTAGGCAAAGGTAATGTAAGGTATAGCTAGGACATTGTGCCAGTGATTGACACAATGATGACTGTTTTTGGTACCCATAGCCAAGTTCGACGTTTCTTTGAATCAGCCACGACATTGTCAAACATATGTGGGCAAAGAACTTCGGGCcaaccaatatatatatatgtatatgtataagtaTATGTataagtatatgtatatgtatatgtatatgtatatgtatatgtatgtatgtttgtatctatctgtgtgtgtgtgtgtgtgtgtgtgtgtgtgtgtgtgtgtgtgtgtgtatgtagatggatagatagatatgcATAAAGAGAGAGAcatgacttgactttatttcgAGGatagggagacagagagagagagagatagatagagagagagatgagACAAGAATAGAATGAGGTGAAAAGAGATGATGTGAGTTTGTGATTCATCGacagagggagggagagagaagaTGAAAGAattgataaaagaaataaaataaaattgcgTACCTTGTGCTCCATTGTCTCCCTTGATTCCCTTCGGGCCAATGGCTCCCGTTTGGCCAACGAACCCTCGGTCACCTGTCAGAAGTAGGAATATTCCTCAGCATTGCGATTTTGAGTACAAAGGTGTCTTCGTCATCTTAAACCGTATACCAACGTCAAACCTAATAGTATACTACTTCGCTCAAACTAAGACAACTATATGTATCTAAACAAGTGAAAACAGTCCCTGTATTTAACCACTGTGCAATTGACTAATACAAGTAGGGAGTTTTCCTACAGGTAATTAACTAATGCCTTTTGTGCTTCGTTAAGTTATTAAGTTATGATTACACACATCTATGACATCAACACCATACCTTTTGCCCCCTTTGGTCCTGGTGAGCCCGTGGGTCCCGGATATCCCCTGCCACCAGGAGGACCTCGACTCCCCTTTACGTAGTGaacagaagaaaaagtcaatCGGGAAGTTAACAAAATCGTTATGTCATGACGTTACTGTTAGGTCATATCCTTCCACGTTGATTATTAGGCGTGATACTTGCTATAAGCAAATATAGGTTCTTCAAATAAGAGGTAGAAGAATTGTGCAATCTGAGATATGACAAGATGGGAAGGTTATTGGTACAAGGCTGGTCTTGCAGCTTGGCAGGAAGTGATTGGTGTTATTCCGTAAAGGTCGCAGGTAACAGAAGTTCGTGTATTTCAATAAGTAATGCATCACAGTACTTTAAAGGTCCGTATTTATTATTTCGTacacaacagcgaggtggactCTGTAGTGAATGGTAGAGAAATACACCAGTTTTGAGACTGTGTAAGTTGGATTGCGATTTTTCGTCGGTCGGCTCCAATTTgtgccttgatactgttactgTTTGTGTGACGGCTACAGTTCCACTACCTCCGCTGTGGTTTTCATAAAAGAACAAGCCAGAAAAGATATTCTTAAtatgatacattttatatatcATACCTTGAACCTCAACATATTAGATTATTGTAAACTACATATGCACCCTACTATAAATTTTGAGGTTTCGAACGTCCTTACTTTGTGGTTCTTAACCATAAATCTCAATAGGCCCCAAATTGTGTTCTGGGACCTGAAGTAGGGAACTCGAGGACTGACGTCGCGCAGGATTGAAGCACGTACACTGATAGGAACTTAGGTCAAAGATCCCAGATAGTTCAGAGTATAGATTATCAAAGGTTATTCCATTTCCCGTCTTCAATTTCCTGCTCTGTGAATGTCTATTTCCTATGGAAGCTATTGGGGCAAGGTGTGGACAAAATCAGAAATTCAAAATCAgtgataactagagttccacgaacacatactaTCCAAAGCTTATCGAGATATGTTGATTGACCTACATTCAAACCCACAACCACAGCTGCTCAACCGAAACAGTACATACCCTTCTTGTCGAAGGCAATGGATAATACAACGAATTCacaactgtatatagctaaggCCAGTAACGCCATTGTGGCATAATTGCTCTAATATGCCATTTACAGTTACATTTACGTTTACAAAAGAAGTTGACTCTAAGTCGTGTAGAATATTTACCTTGGGTCCGGGCGGACCACGAGGTCCATGTGGGCCACGTGGTCCTGGCGACCCCCTAGAGCCGCGTGGCCCGGGAGGTCCGGGAGGTCCAGCTGTGAGGAGGAAATGGGTATAGGTGTctacaaatcatcatcatcatcactatcatAATGATTACCATcagattcatcatcatcattattaacaGCATCAGTACTACcataaatatcatcatcatcgttattATCATCATGGCCATCATCATtgttatcatcattttcatcatcactgtcatcaTCAGTAACATCATTATTAACATCATCATTATCGCCATCACTAACATCagcattatcattatcatcatcaccatcaNNNNNNNNNNNNNNNNNNNNNNNNNNNNNNNNNNNNNNNNNNNNNNNNNNNNNNNNNNNNNNNNNNNNNNNNNNNNNNNNNNNNNNNNNNNNNNNNNNNNNNNNNNNNNNNNNNNNNNNNNNNNNNNNNNNNNNNNNNNNNNNNNNNNNNNNNNNNNNNNNNNNNNNNNNNNNNNNNNNNNNNNNNNNNNNNNNNNNNNNNNNNNNNNNNNNNNNNNNNNNNNNNNNNNNNNNNNNNNNNNNNNNNNNNNNNNNNNNNNNNNNNNNNNNNNNNNNNNNNNNNNNNNNNNNNNNNNNNNNNNNNNNNNNNNNNNNNNNNNNNNNNNNNNNNNNNNNNNNNNNNNNNNNNNNNNNNNNNNNNNNNNNNNNNNNNNNNNNNNNNNNNNNNNNNNNNNNNNNNNNNNNNNNNNNNNNNNNNNNNNNNNNNNNNNNNNNNNNNNNNNNNNNNNNNNNNNNNNNNNNNNNNNNNNNNNNNNNNNNNNNNNNNNNNNNNNNNNNNNNNNNNNNNNNNNNNNNNNNNNNNNNNNNNNNNNNNNNNNNNNNNNNNNNNNNNNNNNNNNNNNNNNNNNNNNNNNNNNNNNNNNNNNNNNNNNNNNNNNNNNNNNNNNNNNNNNNNNNNNNNNNNNNNNNNNNNNNNNNNNNNNNNNNNNNNNNNNNNNNNNNNNNNNNNNNNNNNNNNNNNNNNNNNNNNNNNNNNNNNNNNNNNNNNNNNNNNNNNNNNNNNNNNNNNNNNNNNNNNNNNNNNNNNNNNNNNNNNNNNNNNNNNNNNNNNNNNNNNNNNNNNNNNNNNNNNNNNNNNNNNNNNNNNNNNNNNNNNNNNNNNNNNNNNNNNNNNNNNNNNNNNNNNNNNNNNNNNNNNNNNNNNNNNNNNNNNNNNNNNNNNNNNNNNNNNNNNNNNNNNNNNNNNNNNNNNNNNNNNNNNNNNNNNNNNNNNNNNNNNNNNNNNNNNNNNNNNNNNNNNNNNNNNNNNNNNNNNNNNNNNNNNNNNNNNNNNNNNNNNNNNNNNNNNNNNNNNNNNNNNNNNNNNNNNNNNNNNNNNNNNNNNNNNNNNNNNNNNNNNNNNNNNNNNNNNNNNNNNNNNNNNNNNNNNNNNNNNNNNNNNNNNNNNNNNNNNNNNNNNNNNNNNNNNNNNNNNNNNNNNNNNNNNNNNNNNNNNNNNNNNNNNNNNNNNNNNNNNNNNNNNNNNNNNNNNNNNNNNNNNNNNNNNNNNNNNNNNNNNNNNNNNNNNNNNNNNNNNNNNNNNNNNNNNNNNNNNNNNNNNNNNNNNNNNNNNNNNNNNNNNNNNNNNNNNNNNNNNNNNNNNNNNNNNNNNNNNNNNNNNNNNNNNNNNNNNNNNNNNNNNNNNNNNNNNNNNNNNNNNNNNNNNNNNNNNNNNNNNNNNNNNNNNNNNNNNNNNNNNNNNNNNNNNNNNNNNNNNNNNNNNNNNNNNNNNNNNNNNNNNNNNNNNNNNNNNNNNNNNNNNNNNNNNNNNNNNNNNNNNNNNNNNNNNNNNNNNNNNNNNNNNNNNNNNNNNNNNNNNNNNNNNNNNNNNNNNNNNNNNNNNNNNNNNNNNNNNNNNNNNNNNNNNNNNNNNNNNNNNNNNNNNNNNNNNNNNNNNNNNNNNNNNNNNNNNNNNNNNNNNNNNNNNNNNNNNNNNNNNNNNNNNNNNNNNNNNNNNNNNNNNNNNNNNNNNNNNNNNNNNNNNNNNNNNNNNNNNNNNNNNNNNNNNNNNNNNNNNNNNNNNNNNNNNNNNNNNNNNNNNNNNNNNNNNNNNNNNNNNNNNNNNNNNNNNNNNNNNNNNNNNNNNNNNNNNNNNNNNNNNNNNNNNNNNNNNNNNNNNNNNNNNNNNNNNNNNNNNNNNNNNN
Above is a genomic segment from Branchiostoma floridae strain S238N-H82 chromosome 16, Bfl_VNyyK, whole genome shotgun sequence containing:
- the LOC118432728 gene encoding collagen alpha-2(IV) chain-like; this translates as MGPKGGLGDRGTKGDIGLIGPKGEPGIVGAKGDMGEKGAQGVPGQDGPVGPPGAKGDTGPIGEQGPVGPPGAKGEVGPQGIKGLKGDIGAGPVIIFYPISLIGGPGSTDGNTDTGQPGQLPPRSLTVVLITIHSQTQDYPQCLPGLNPLLQGFSLVQLGGTGITGGQDLGSLGSCLTRFSTHPFMQCQDGNLCNDESAQETTLWLAAENGLPPLVAGQSAPSEEAVMSALSRCVVCSTHVPVQQHAIHSQTSAIPDCSLGWTSLWTGYSFVPHTSQAGAGGASSAARGAACSPTGNTRSSAVTAARGSVRSRRTSRQSGCRWLLVRAAPR